A portion of the Desulfonatronum sp. SC1 genome contains these proteins:
- a CDS encoding sigma-54-dependent Fis family transcriptional regulator, with the protein MNTTEDDHESLSPRLEQLLTIMEHICNDLAWGRYDRAGELFEMTRNAEYPSPLAKLAESFGLMLVKVEAREYRLEGMVTELRRVGDELREARRRLLRENQGLKQGLVERYSAKRIVGQSPPMRAVLGQVERIADTSISVLITGETGTGKELLAKALHYNSPRKAGPFIALNCSAVPETLFERELFGIEKGVATGVLMHRGLLEQAQGGTLLLDEIADMPLSCQGKLLRVLEERELTRVGGTRVLQLDVRILAATNKDMTLAVQSGAFRGDLFFRLNVMSLHLPPLRERREDIVPLMRHFLDLHSRSMGRDQPRLAKSALEALASYDWPGNVRELSNEMERLVALSFVGEIHFEDLSPGIRGNQEREPAATTSVALDLGHVRARPSISSESAEPPAASEPAGSTCIPSREPGSVPPIVTVPGSLLATEKMLILNALRSTQGNKTQAAKVLGISREGLRKKLKRLGITE; encoded by the coding sequence ATGAACACCACCGAAGACGACCACGAATCGCTTTCTCCGCGGCTGGAGCAGCTTCTGACCATCATGGAGCATATCTGCAACGATTTGGCCTGGGGGCGGTATGACCGGGCCGGGGAGCTGTTCGAGATGACCCGGAACGCGGAGTATCCTTCGCCATTGGCCAAGCTGGCCGAGTCCTTCGGCCTGATGCTGGTCAAGGTGGAGGCCCGGGAGTACCGACTGGAAGGGATGGTCACGGAGCTGCGGCGGGTTGGCGACGAACTGCGTGAGGCCAGGCGGCGGCTACTGCGGGAGAACCAGGGGCTGAAACAGGGCCTGGTTGAGCGGTATTCCGCCAAAAGGATCGTGGGTCAAAGCCCGCCCATGCGGGCTGTTCTGGGTCAGGTGGAGCGCATCGCGGACACCTCCATCAGCGTCCTGATCACCGGCGAAACCGGCACTGGCAAGGAACTGCTGGCCAAGGCCCTTCATTACAATTCCCCGCGCAAGGCTGGTCCGTTCATTGCCCTGAACTGCTCGGCCGTGCCGGAAACCCTGTTCGAGCGGGAACTGTTCGGCATCGAGAAGGGCGTGGCCACCGGGGTGCTGATGCACCGCGGCCTGCTGGAGCAGGCCCAGGGCGGAACCCTGCTGCTGGATGAAATCGCGGACATGCCCTTGTCCTGCCAGGGCAAGCTGCTCCGCGTTCTGGAAGAGCGGGAACTGACACGGGTGGGCGGCACGCGGGTTCTGCAACTGGATGTCCGGATCCTTGCCGCCACGAACAAGGACATGACCCTGGCCGTCCAGAGCGGCGCGTTTCGCGGGGATCTGTTCTTCCGGCTGAACGTGATGTCGCTGCACCTGCCACCACTGCGCGAGCGCCGGGAAGACATCGTGCCGCTCATGCGGCACTTTCTGGATCTGCACTCCCGGAGCATGGGCCGGGATCAGCCGCGCTTGGCCAAGTCCGCCCTGGAGGCTCTGGCGAGTTACGATTGGCCGGGAAATGTTCGTGAGCTGAGCAACGAGATGGAACGCCTGGTGGCGCTGTCCTTTGTCGGTGAAATACACTTCGAGGATTTATCGCCCGGAATTCGCGGCAATCAGGAGCGTGAACCAGCGGCGACCACGAGCGTCGCTTTGGACCTGGGCCACGTCCGGGCTCGTCCCTCGATATCGTCCGAATCGGCCGAGCCGCCTGCAGCTTCCGAACCGGCCGGATCGACTTGCATTCCTTCCCGCGAACCTGGTTCGGTTCCCCCCATTGTCACGGTCCCCGGGAGTTTGCTCGCAACCGAAAAAATGCTCATCCTGAACGCCTTGCGCTCCACGCAAGGCAACAAGACCCAGGCCGCCAAAGTGCTGGGCATAAGCCGCGAGGGGCTGCGCAAGAAGCTGAAACGTTTGGGCATCACGGAATGA
- a CDS encoding MFS transporter, with product MADPQNAALASVARPMASKREIFGWAMFDLANQAYTTLIITVVFGVIFTRVIVGDGPDYRLGNLLWSVSLAVSYALVILIAPICGAIMDHAAVKKRFLFASYLLTVISTACLYFVAPGQIALAMTLIIISNFGYAVGESFIAGFLPSLGPPEKLGRISGFGWALGYVGGLLATGFVLLGLGGIAEDNFANLRFVGPLAALFFLVGAIPTFLWLREPRIQRASAGHGPVSSRLDYLRIGFNRVAWTLTRLGRFRDLGLFLGSLFFAMAGLSIIISFAFIYGDQIIRWEPLYQMLMFVLTQITAAAGAFLFGLLQDRIGAKRTYNLTLLLWIAAVAMIAATPQLTLMLNHLAGLSLQPQQVFLGAGCMAGFGLGSLQSSARALVGRLTPLGKAAEFFGFWGMTVKLAAIFGILGLGVLQVRFGLQFSVLLCLVFFIAALIIALTVNEQRGELAARI from the coding sequence ATGGCTGATCCGCAAAACGCGGCGCTCGCATCCGTTGCGCGCCCCATGGCCTCCAAACGGGAAATCTTCGGCTGGGCCATGTTCGATCTGGCCAACCAGGCCTATACCACGCTGATCATCACCGTGGTTTTCGGGGTGATCTTCACCCGGGTGATCGTGGGCGACGGCCCGGACTACCGCCTGGGAAACCTGCTCTGGAGCGTTTCCCTGGCCGTGAGCTACGCCCTGGTGATCCTCATCGCCCCGATCTGCGGCGCGATCATGGACCATGCCGCGGTAAAAAAGCGCTTCCTGTTCGCCAGCTACCTCCTGACCGTGATTTCCACGGCCTGCCTGTACTTCGTCGCCCCTGGCCAGATCGCCCTGGCCATGACCCTGATCATCATCTCCAACTTCGGCTACGCCGTAGGGGAATCCTTCATCGCCGGGTTCCTGCCCAGCCTGGGGCCGCCGGAAAAGCTCGGCCGGATCTCCGGGTTCGGCTGGGCCCTGGGATATGTGGGCGGGCTTTTGGCCACCGGGTTCGTGCTCCTGGGGCTGGGCGGGATCGCGGAGGACAACTTCGCCAATCTGCGCTTCGTGGGACCGCTGGCGGCCCTGTTCTTCCTGGTGGGCGCGATTCCCACCTTTCTCTGGCTCCGGGAACCGCGAATTCAGCGGGCTAGCGCGGGCCATGGCCCTGTTTCATCCAGGCTGGACTATTTGCGCATCGGGTTCAACCGCGTGGCCTGGACCCTGACCCGGCTGGGCCGGTTCCGGGATCTCGGCCTGTTCCTGGGCTCTCTGTTTTTCGCCATGGCCGGACTGTCCATCATCATCAGCTTTGCCTTCATCTACGGAGACCAGATCATCCGCTGGGAGCCGCTGTATCAGATGCTGATGTTCGTCCTGACCCAGATCACCGCGGCAGCAGGCGCGTTCCTGTTCGGCCTGCTTCAGGACCGGATCGGGGCCAAGCGCACCTACAACCTGACCCTGCTGCTCTGGATCGCGGCAGTGGCCATGATCGCCGCCACGCCGCAACTGACCTTGATGCTCAACCATCTGGCCGGACTTTCATTGCAGCCCCAGCAGGTCTTTCTTGGAGCGGGATGCATGGCCGGATTCGGACTCGGTTCGCTCCAGTCCTCGGCCAGGGCCCTGGTGGGCCGACTGACGCCCCTGGGCAAGGCGGCGGAGTTTTTCGGCTTCTGGGGCATGACCGTCAAACTGGCGGCCATCTTCGGCATCCTGGGCCTGGGCGTACTCCAGGTCCGGTTCGGATTGCAATTCTCCGTACTGCTCTGTCTGGTGTTTTTCATCGCAGCCCTGATCATTGCCCTGACGGTGAACGAACAAAGAGGGGAGCTGGCGGCCCGGATTTGA
- a CDS encoding DUF4440 domain-containing protein yields MKKYCGMVLLVAVTFAVMLSGAGLACAEQSDQAAIEKVLQDFSVAFTSADIAAVNRLVDDHAVWLMPGRSAITGKDRVLELYAEYFQLFDTRINMHADDVQVCGDWAFLHGAFIRSDTPKSGGAALDTSGNFLLVLKRQADGAWKIARDIWNDAPPASHE; encoded by the coding sequence ATGAAAAAGTATTGCGGAATGGTTTTGTTGGTGGCGGTGACTTTTGCGGTTATGTTGTCCGGTGCCGGTCTGGCGTGCGCGGAGCAGTCCGATCAGGCGGCAATTGAAAAGGTGCTCCAGGATTTCAGTGTCGCGTTTACCAGCGCTGACATTGCCGCGGTAAACAGGCTTGTTGACGACCATGCGGTCTGGTTGATGCCGGGTCGGTCGGCGATCACTGGCAAGGACCGGGTGTTGGAATTGTACGCGGAATATTTCCAGCTTTTTGACACCAGAATCAACATGCATGCCGACGATGTCCAGGTATGCGGTGACTGGGCGTTTCTGCATGGCGCATTCATCCGGTCCGATACCCCGAAATCCGGCGGCGCGGCCTTGGACACTTCCGGCAACTTCCTGCTGGTGCTCAAGCGACAGGCTGATGGCGCGTGGAAAATCGCGCGGGATATCTGGAACGATGCCCCACCGGCATCGCACGAGTAG
- a CDS encoding MBL fold metallo-hydrolase — protein MRICFLGVGEAFDEHYPNTSLLVSFPDPDGDAHVLLDCGFTAPAAYYRHAPDDARTCSALDAVWISHFHGDHFLGLPLLLLRFWEEGRTLPLTIVGQAGVEEKVWAAFELAYPGFRPRLNFPLLFFEAVPGEVIHVAGARWSFALGDHSAVTPCLAVRLDRDGQSVVYSGDGRPSPATAELAQGVGLLVHEAYGLELDTPGHGGVPGCLKLARDVRARNLALVHVNRRVRQESAGTIRAILAEAMGVYGVLPEPGDVITLEHGPDHG, from the coding sequence ATGCGGATCTGTTTTCTCGGCGTCGGCGAGGCATTTGACGAGCACTACCCAAACACCTCCCTGCTGGTTTCCTTTCCCGATCCGGACGGCGATGCGCATGTGCTGCTGGATTGCGGGTTCACGGCCCCGGCGGCCTACTACCGCCATGCTCCGGATGACGCGCGGACATGTTCCGCCCTCGACGCCGTCTGGATCTCTCATTTTCATGGAGACCATTTTCTGGGCCTGCCGCTGCTCTTGCTGCGTTTCTGGGAAGAGGGACGGACCCTGCCCCTGACCATCGTCGGTCAGGCCGGGGTTGAGGAAAAGGTATGGGCCGCCTTTGAGTTGGCCTACCCAGGATTCCGGCCACGCCTCAACTTTCCTTTGCTTTTTTTTGAAGCGGTTCCCGGCGAGGTGATCCATGTCGCCGGGGCGCGGTGGAGTTTCGCGCTGGGTGATCACAGTGCCGTGACGCCGTGTCTGGCCGTGCGGCTGGATCGGGACGGACAATCGGTGGTTTACAGCGGGGACGGTCGGCCCAGCCCGGCCACGGCGGAGCTGGCCCAAGGCGTGGGTCTGCTCGTTCACGAAGCTTATGGTCTGGAGCTGGACACCCCAGGACATGGCGGGGTTCCTGGCTGCCTGAAGCTGGCCCGTGACGTCCGGGCCCGGAATCTGGCCCTGGTGCACGTCAACCGCCGGGTACGGCAAGAAAGCGCGGGAACCATCCGGGCCATTCTTGCCGAGGCCATGGGCGTGTACGGCGTCCTGCCCGAGCCCGGCGATGTGATCACGCTGGAACACGGCCCGGACCATGGCTGA
- a CDS encoding DUF1566 domain-containing protein produces MRKMQNYFGTMALAFMLCMAMLFMAGTAFAEPCVDNGNGTVTDNYSGKMWQKDPGVARDFNEAIDYALSRSLGGHSDWRPPSKDELLELSRSPCKNMMELMPFFHWSYTRSGKDDDHAWYVELKSGEAILGKMSSRLFARAVRNIRGW; encoded by the coding sequence ATGCGGAAAATGCAAAACTATTTCGGAACCATGGCCCTGGCCTTCATGCTCTGCATGGCCATGCTGTTCATGGCAGGCACGGCCTTTGCCGAACCGTGCGTGGACAACGGGAACGGGACCGTAACGGACAACTACTCAGGCAAAATGTGGCAAAAAGATCCGGGTGTTGCAAGGGATTTTAATGAGGCCATTGACTATGCTCTTAGCCGTTCTTTGGGAGGTCACTCCGACTGGAGGCCTCCGAGTAAGGACGAATTGCTGGAGCTTTCTCGCTCACCATGCAAAAACATGATGGAGTTGATGCCCTTTTTTCATTGGTCATACACCCGCTCTGGCAAGGATGATGACCACGCATGGTACGTGGAGCTCAAAAGCGGCGAAGCAATACTTGGAAAAATGTCGTCTCGTCTCTTTGCCCGTGCAGTGCGTAATATTCGTGGTTGGTGA
- a CDS encoding transposase has protein sequence MGNHYHLLIETPDGNLSQGMRQLNGIYTQKFNRSHARAGHVFQGRFKSIVVDKESHLLELCRYIVLNPVRAGMARHPKVYPWSSYCATAGLKKKLDLLSTDWILAQFGNDRKQAQLEYQRFVLAGISKESPWKKLVGQCLLGEEPFLEKLFPFLQKKTGFAEIPRVQRFAPRPPLEKLFPGGQSKPHRDKAIAAGHIEHGYSQQSIATHLGLHYATVSRIIKKERNILKSKT, from the coding sequence ATGGGCAACCACTATCACCTCCTGATCGAGACACCGGATGGAAATCTCTCGCAGGGCATGCGGCAGCTGAACGGGATCTACACCCAGAAGTTCAACCGGAGCCACGCAAGGGCAGGGCATGTCTTTCAGGGGCGGTTCAAATCCATTGTGGTCGACAAGGAGTCCCATCTGTTGGAGTTGTGCCGCTATATCGTCCTGAATCCGGTCCGGGCCGGGATGGCGCGGCATCCCAAAGTTTACCCCTGGTCCAGTTATTGCGCCACTGCCGGGTTGAAGAAGAAATTGGACCTCCTCTCAACGGACTGGATTCTTGCCCAATTCGGGAATGACCGGAAGCAGGCGCAACTGGAGTACCAAAGGTTCGTTCTTGCGGGGATCAGCAAGGAGTCACCCTGGAAGAAGCTCGTTGGGCAATGTCTCTTGGGGGAGGAACCCTTCCTGGAAAAGCTCTTTCCATTTCTCCAGAAGAAAACCGGATTCGCCGAAATCCCAAGGGTTCAACGTTTTGCGCCGCGACCTCCACTGGAGAAGCTTTTCCCAGGAGGGCAGTCAAAGCCGCACCGAGACAAGGCCATCGCGGCAGGACACATTGAGCACGGCTACTCCCAGCAGTCTATCGCCACGCATCTCGGGCTTCATTATGCCACTGTCAGCAGGATCATCAAAAAAGAACGAAATATATTAAAAAGCAAGACCTGA